The proteins below are encoded in one region of Acetoanaerobium noterae:
- a CDS encoding pseudouridine-5'-phosphate glycosidase, with protein sequence MKNYLELSPEVEKAIVEKRPVVALESTIISHGMPYPQNLETALKVEEIVRSYGAVPATIGIIKGKLKAGLTREELEYFATAKDIVKASRRDLPYITANKMNGATTVASTMIIAHMAGIKVFVTGGIGGVHRGATDTFDISADLMELAQTPVAVICAGAKSILDIGLTLEYLETQGVPVLGYQTEDFPAFYTRESGYKADYSIENPQLMAKVIADKWNMKLKGGVVIGNPIPKEHELEPAFINKSIEEALEKAEAGGIKGKKVTPFLLDYLKSATKGDSLAANIELVYNNARVGSQIAVELAKLD encoded by the coding sequence ATGAAAAATTATTTAGAACTTAGCCCAGAGGTAGAAAAAGCAATAGTGGAAAAAAGACCAGTAGTAGCACTTGAATCGACTATCATATCACATGGTATGCCTTATCCACAGAACCTAGAAACCGCTCTTAAGGTAGAAGAAATCGTAAGATCATATGGTGCAGTACCTGCCACTATAGGTATAATAAAAGGTAAGCTAAAGGCAGGACTTACAAGAGAAGAACTAGAATATTTTGCAACAGCTAAAGATATAGTAAAAGCAAGTAGAAGAGATTTACCTTATATCACAGCAAACAAAATGAATGGAGCAACTACAGTAGCATCTACTATGATAATTGCTCACATGGCAGGAATAAAGGTATTTGTTACAGGAGGAATAGGCGGAGTGCATAGAGGCGCTACAGATACCTTTGATATCTCAGCAGACCTTATGGAGCTAGCTCAGACACCTGTTGCAGTAATCTGTGCAGGAGCAAAATCTATACTAGATATCGGACTTACGTTAGAGTATTTAGAAACTCAAGGAGTTCCTGTTCTAGGCTACCAAACAGAAGATTTCCCAGCTTTTTACACTAGAGAAAGTGGATACAAAGCTGACTATAGTATAGAAAATCCACAGCTTATGGCAAAGGTTATAGCAGATAAATGGAACATGAAGCTAAAGGGTGGAGTAGTAATTGGAAATCCTATCCCAAAAGAGCACGAGCTAGAGCCAGCATTTATCAATAAGTCTATTGAAGAAGCTTTAGAAAAAGCTGAAGCAGGTGGAATAAAAGGAAAGAAAGTAACCCCATTCTTGCTTGATTACCTTAAGAGTGCTACAAAAGGAGATAGCTTAGCAGCAAACATAGAGCTAGTATATAACAATGCGAGAGTAG
- a CDS encoding PfkB family carbohydrate kinase, whose protein sequence is MTSREREILEILKKEPMIAQQALADRLKLNRSSVAVHIANLMKKGYIMGKGYIVSEEKKVTVIGGSNIDLQGFPNESLKLYDSNPGKIETSLGGVGRNISENLAKLDIPVRLISAVGNDFYGQKLIKESEDMGIDMKSSLISDSYPTSMYLSIMDEQNDMRVAISQMEIYELIDETFIQENQLLLKNANIIVLDTNIPKKTIDYIGMNFSDIPIFVDPVSSKKAMRLKDSLKYIHTIKPNRHEVSDLLGIPADTIDDIRKAGEKFLEKGLKQVFISMGSEGVFACDEKIEVFLKAKAKDIKSATGAGDAFMAGIISSYLKGSQLDKACTYATGASLTALKSYSTINPAMSESEIEKTLTDIEFEIKLY, encoded by the coding sequence ATGACTTCTAGAGAAAGAGAAATACTGGAAATACTAAAAAAAGAACCCATGATAGCTCAGCAAGCCCTAGCAGATAGACTGAAGCTTAACAGGTCATCGGTGGCTGTGCACATAGCGAATCTTATGAAAAAGGGCTATATTATGGGAAAAGGCTATATAGTGAGCGAAGAAAAAAAAGTCACTGTAATTGGAGGCTCAAACATAGATCTTCAAGGATTTCCAAATGAAAGCTTAAAGCTATACGATTCAAACCCAGGAAAGATTGAAACATCGCTCGGTGGAGTAGGTAGGAACATATCAGAAAACCTAGCAAAGCTCGATATTCCAGTGAGACTCATATCTGCAGTAGGCAATGACTTTTACGGACAAAAGCTCATAAAAGAAAGCGAAGATATGGGTATAGATATGAAAAGCTCCTTGATATCTGATAGCTATCCTACATCGATGTATTTATCTATAATGGATGAGCAAAATGACATGCGAGTTGCTATATCTCAAATGGAAATATACGAGCTAATAGATGAGACCTTCATTCAGGAAAATCAGCTGCTTTTAAAAAATGCCAATATAATCGTACTGGACACCAACATTCCTAAAAAAACTATAGATTATATTGGGATGAATTTTTCAGATATCCCGATATTTGTAGACCCAGTATCCAGTAAAAAAGCTATGAGATTAAAGGATTCACTAAAGTATATCCACACTATAAAGCCCAATAGACATGAAGTAAGTGACTTACTTGGAATTCCAGCAGATACCATAGATGATATAAGAAAAGCTGGAGAAAAATTCTTAGAAAAAGGCTTGAAGCAAGTGTTTATAAGTATGGGTAGTGAAGGTGTTTTTGCCTGTGATGAGAAAATTGAAGTTTTTCTTAAGGCAAAAGCAAAGGATATAAAAAGTGCAACAGGAGCAGGAGATGCTTTTATGGCAGGAATTATCAGCTCCTATCTCAAGGGAAGTCAGCTTGATAAAGCCTGCACCTATGCGACTGGAGCTTCACTTACAGCACTGAAAAGCTACAGTACAATCAATCCAGCAATGTCAGAATCAGAAATAGAAAAAACGCTAACTGATATAGAATTTGAAATTAAATTATATTAA
- a CDS encoding MgtC/SapB family protein, giving the protein MPIDIFIQRLFIAFLCGLIIGLERQLRHKMSAVVTNVLVCMGSFLFLSFAMHDSANEQARLASQVISGIGFLGGGVIIRDGFSIRGLNTAATLWCSAALGLLISQGYINYAFVGTAFILGANIFLKPLAIRVEHSKYGNRDTEFNYKIKLQCNDAQEEEVIKSFRSSVENKNITIRGIESRRSDETNHMSIKIYILTFGQNEEDIWKTLNYIHNKYDIYSYSYELEA; this is encoded by the coding sequence ATGCCTATAGATATATTCATCCAGCGACTATTTATAGCTTTTCTCTGCGGATTAATTATAGGTTTAGAAAGACAGCTACGGCACAAGATGTCAGCAGTAGTTACAAATGTTTTAGTCTGTATGGGCTCATTTTTATTTTTATCCTTTGCCATGCATGACTCTGCAAATGAACAGGCAAGATTAGCCTCACAGGTCATATCTGGAATTGGTTTTCTTGGCGGAGGAGTTATAATCAGAGATGGCTTTAGCATTAGAGGATTAAACACTGCTGCCACACTTTGGTGCTCTGCGGCTCTTGGTCTGCTTATCAGTCAAGGATATATAAACTATGCCTTTGTAGGGACTGCTTTTATTCTAGGTGCTAATATATTTCTAAAGCCTCTTGCGATAAGAGTAGAGCATAGCAAATACGGCAATAGAGATACAGAGTTCAACTATAAAATAAAGCTTCAATGCAATGATGCTCAGGAAGAGGAAGTTATAAAAAGCTTTAGATCATCTGTTGAAAACAAAAATATTACTATTAGAGGAATAGAAAGCAGACGCTCTGATGAAACAAACCACATGAGCATCAAAATTTATATTCTTACCTTTGGTCAGAATGAAGAAGACATCTGGAAAACATTAAACTATATTCATAATAAATATGATATATATTCATATAGCTATGAATTAGAAGCCTAG
- a CDS encoding TraX family protein — protein MLKFIALVVMLIDHIGAKLLPQFFFLRIIGRLSFPIFAYMVATGAKRTRDLDIYISRMLIFAFISQIPFVYSSPSVSMADMSLLELSFKSFLPGVTFFANPAIIGHPGLNIGFTFCFALMAIKFINQAKEYKNDRKNVALSYLGVVAMILVAFFLRTDYMMYGVAMVLVFYNFSIEEKSIYPKLIYILPLLINVSTMIVQSASLLTVPIIKRFKDVAPNMLPRWVYYVFYPAHLLILGIIMRQF, from the coding sequence ATGCTAAAATTCATCGCACTTGTAGTTATGCTAATCGACCATATCGGTGCTAAGTTACTCCCTCAGTTTTTTTTCCTGCGCATTATAGGAAGGTTATCTTTTCCAATATTTGCCTATATGGTTGCAACTGGGGCCAAAAGAACAAGGGATTTAGATATTTATATATCTAGAATGCTCATTTTTGCCTTTATTTCACAAATTCCATTTGTTTACTCGTCACCTTCAGTAAGCATGGCTGATATGTCACTACTTGAGCTTTCATTTAAATCATTTTTACCTGGGGTTACTTTCTTTGCAAATCCAGCAATTATAGGTCATCCAGGGCTAAATATCGGATTTACTTTTTGCTTCGCGCTTATGGCTATTAAATTTATAAACCAAGCAAAGGAATATAAAAACGACAGAAAAAATGTAGCTCTTAGTTATCTTGGAGTAGTAGCTATGATATTAGTAGCTTTCTTTTTGAGAACTGACTATATGATGTATGGAGTAGCAATGGTTCTAGTCTTTTATAACTTTTCTATTGAAGAAAAGTCCATCTACCCTAAGCTCATATACATTCTGCCTTTACTTATTAATGTTTCTACTATGATAGTTCAAAGCGCTTCCTTACTTACTGTTCCAATCATCAAGCGATTTAAGGACGTAGCTCCAAATATGCTTCCACGATGGGTATATTATGTATTTTATCCAGCTCATCTTTTAATACTTGGAATTATAATGAGACAGTTTTAA
- the htpG gene encoding molecular chaperone HtpG: MAKKEFKAESKRLLDLMINSIYTHKEIFLRELISNSSDAIDKIYYKALTDDNISFSKDDYFIKIEADKDNRILKISDTGIGMTKDELEENLGVIAKSGSFAFKKENEIKDGFDIIGQFGVGFYSAFMVADKVTVISKALGEEKGYKWESTGAEGYTIEDADKAEVGTEIILQIKPNTEDESYDDYLNEYRLRSIVKKYSDFVRYPIKMDMKTSKLKEGSEEEFEEVVEEETLNSMVPLWRKNKSELTKEDYENFYSEKHYGFDKPLKYVHISADGAVRYNAILYIPEKMPFDFYTKEYEKGLELYSSGVMIMNKCSDLLPDYFSFVKGMVDSEDLSLNISRELLQHDRQLKLIAKKIKDKVKSELLSLLKNDRENYEEFFKNFGRQLKYGIYSNYGMEKEVLQDLLMFYSSTEKKMVTLDEYVERMKEDQKYIYYAAGESNDRLDKLPQTELLTDKGYEILYFTDEVDEFAIKMLMSYKEKEFRSVSSKDLGIDMEEENKKTEEIKEENKDLFTFMKEALEGKVTDVRPSVRLKNHPVCLSADGELSIEMEKILSAMPNAEGAKAEKVLELNINHEIFESLKAAFENDKEKLKMYTNLLYNQALLIEGLSITDPVEFTNNICKLMS, translated from the coding sequence ATGGCAAAAAAGGAATTTAAAGCGGAATCCAAACGTCTGCTTGATTTGATGATTAATTCTATTTACACCCACAAAGAAATATTTTTAAGAGAGTTAATTTCAAATTCTAGCGATGCTATAGACAAGATATACTACAAAGCTCTTACTGATGATAACATCAGTTTTTCAAAGGATGACTATTTTATCAAAATCGAAGCTGATAAGGATAATAGAATCCTAAAAATAAGTGATACTGGAATTGGTATGACAAAAGATGAGTTAGAGGAAAACCTTGGAGTAATAGCAAAAAGTGGCTCATTTGCATTTAAAAAAGAGAATGAAATTAAAGATGGATTTGATATTATAGGCCAGTTTGGAGTAGGATTTTACTCTGCGTTTATGGTTGCTGACAAAGTAACTGTAATTAGTAAAGCTCTAGGTGAAGAAAAGGGCTACAAATGGGAATCAACTGGAGCAGAAGGCTACACTATAGAAGACGCTGATAAGGCTGAAGTAGGAACTGAAATTATTCTTCAGATCAAGCCAAATACAGAAGATGAGAGCTATGACGACTATCTTAATGAATATAGACTTCGCTCTATTGTTAAGAAATATTCTGATTTTGTGAGATATCCTATAAAAATGGATATGAAAACAAGCAAGCTAAAAGAAGGCAGTGAAGAAGAATTTGAAGAGGTAGTAGAAGAAGAGACTCTAAACAGCATGGTGCCACTATGGAGAAAAAATAAAAGTGAGCTTACTAAAGAAGACTACGAAAACTTTTACTCAGAAAAGCATTATGGATTTGATAAGCCTCTAAAGTACGTTCATATCAGTGCTGATGGAGCTGTAAGATATAATGCTATACTATATATCCCAGAAAAAATGCCATTTGATTTTTACACCAAGGAATATGAAAAAGGCTTGGAGCTGTATTCTAGTGGAGTAATGATAATGAACAAATGCTCTGACCTGCTTCCAGATTATTTCAGCTTTGTAAAAGGCATGGTGGATTCAGAGGATTTATCTCTAAATATCTCTAGAGAGCTTTTACAGCATGATAGACAGCTTAAGCTAATAGCTAAGAAAATCAAAGATAAAGTAAAAAGTGAGCTACTTAGCCTACTTAAAAATGACAGAGAAAACTATGAAGAGTTTTTCAAAAACTTTGGAAGACAATTAAAATATGGAATCTACAGCAACTATGGAATGGAAAAAGAAGTACTTCAAGATTTGCTTATGTTCTACTCTTCTACTGAAAAGAAGATGGTTACTCTTGATGAGTATGTAGAGCGTATGAAAGAAGATCAAAAATACATCTACTACGCAGCAGGAGAATCAAACGATAGACTTGATAAGCTTCCTCAGACTGAGCTTCTAACTGATAAAGGCTATGAAATTCTTTACTTTACAGATGAGGTTGATGAATTTGCAATCAAAATGCTAATGTCATATAAAGAAAAAGAGTTTAGGTCTGTATCTAGCAAGGATTTAGGAATAGATATGGAAGAAGAAAACAAAAAAACAGAGGAAATAAAAGAAGAAAATAAAGACCTATTTACATTTATGAAAGAAGCTCTAGAAGGAAAAGTTACTGATGTTAGACCGTCTGTAAGATTAAAAAATCATCCAGTTTGTCTATCTGCTGATGGAGAGCTAAGCATTGAGATGGAAAAAATCTTAAGCGCTATGCCAAATGCTGAAGGAGCAAAGGCTGAAAAGGTATTAGAATTAAATATAAATCACGAAATATTCGAAAGCTTAAAAGCAGCTTTTGAAAATGATAAAGAAAAACTTAAAATGTATACAAATCTTCTTTACAATCAAGCTCTATTAATTGAGGGGCTAAGCATAACAGATCCTGTAGAATTTACGAACAATATCTGTAAGCTAATGTCATAA
- a CDS encoding ATP-binding protein translates to MIRKIITIDEEKCNGCGLCVDACHEGAIVMIDGKAKLISDEYCDGLGDCLPECPTGAIKLEDKEAMPFNKELVEKRMAEIKEQKEKEKEKKPLFLADMPPMFANVHGSGDSQLKTWPVQIKLMNTKAGCLKDAHLLVAADCTAYAYSKFHEEFIKDRVVLIGCPKLDDNEFYIEKLTEIFKSNDLKSITVVKMEVPCCNGMTYAVKQAMLKSEKIVPYNEVTITTEGNIL, encoded by the coding sequence ATGATTAGAAAGATAATAACTATAGATGAAGAAAAATGTAATGGATGCGGACTATGCGTAGATGCTTGCCATGAAGGTGCAATAGTGATGATAGATGGCAAAGCAAAGCTTATTTCAGATGAATACTGCGATGGACTAGGAGACTGCTTGCCAGAATGTCCTACTGGAGCTATTAAGCTTGAGGACAAAGAGGCTATGCCATTTAATAAAGAGCTAGTAGAAAAGAGAATGGCTGAAATCAAAGAGCAAAAAGAAAAGGAAAAAGAGAAAAAGCCTTTATTCCTAGCCGATATGCCTCCGATGTTTGCAAATGTTCATGGAAGTGGAGACTCTCAGCTGAAAACTTGGCCAGTTCAGATTAAACTAATGAATACTAAAGCAGGATGCCTAAAGGACGCACATCTTTTAGTAGCGGCCGACTGCACAGCTTATGCTTATTCTAAATTCCATGAAGAGTTTATCAAAGATAGAGTAGTTCTTATAGGCTGCCCAAAGCTAGATGACAATGAATTTTATATAGAAAAGCTAACTGAGATATTTAAGTCTAACGATTTAAAAAGCATTACAGTAGTAAAAATGGAAGTGCCTTGCTGTAACGGAATGACCTACGCTGTAAAGCAAGCTATGCTTAAGTCGGAAAAAATTGTACCATATAACGAAGTTACTATTACTACTGAAGGAAATATCCTATAA
- the zupT gene encoding zinc transporter ZupT produces MDNVLLAFGLTVFAGLSTGIGSAIAFFAKTTSKKFLSISLGFSAGVMIYVSMIEIFFKAQDSLIAALGEKNGSWTTIAGFFGGMAVIALIDKMIPSHENPHEVRNVEDMQIQNEPEDVREYCQKIANKDKSEKINASRELQAEEYDEKDKQKLMRMGVFTALAITIHNFPEGLATFASALHDPSLGIAIAIAVAIHNIPEGIAVSVPIYFATGSKKKAFMYSFLSGLSEPVGAIVGYTILRPFFNDVTFGILFAAVAGIMVFISFDELLPSAREYGEHHLSIYGLIGGMAVMAVSLVLFM; encoded by the coding sequence ATGGATAACGTTTTATTAGCATTTGGACTTACAGTTTTTGCTGGATTATCCACTGGGATAGGAAGTGCTATTGCTTTTTTTGCAAAGACAACTAGCAAGAAGTTCTTATCTATATCACTTGGTTTTTCAGCTGGAGTTATGATTTATGTATCTATGATTGAAATATTTTTTAAGGCTCAGGATTCTCTCATAGCTGCTCTTGGAGAAAAAAATGGAAGCTGGACTACTATTGCAGGTTTTTTTGGTGGGATGGCAGTTATAGCTCTAATAGATAAAATGATACCTTCTCATGAAAATCCCCATGAGGTTAGAAATGTAGAGGATATGCAAATTCAAAATGAACCTGAAGATGTAAGAGAGTATTGTCAAAAAATAGCTAACAAGGATAAAAGCGAAAAGATAAACGCAAGCAGAGAATTACAAGCAGAGGAATATGATGAAAAGGATAAGCAAAAGCTTATGAGAATGGGTGTATTCACTGCACTTGCAATCACTATACACAACTTTCCAGAAGGACTTGCTACCTTTGCATCAGCACTCCATGATCCTTCACTTGGTATAGCAATTGCAATAGCAGTAGCTATTCACAATATTCCAGAAGGAATAGCTGTGTCAGTGCCGATTTATTTTGCTACTGGAAGTAAGAAAAAAGCATTTATGTATTCTTTTTTATCAGGGCTTTCAGAGCCAGTAGGAGCTATAGTTGGCTATACGATTCTTAGACCATTTTTTAATGATGTGACCTTTGGTATTTTGTTTGCAGCTGTAGCTGGAATTATGGTATTTATTTCATTTGACGAGCTATTGCCTTCAGCTAGAGAGTATGGAGAGCATCACCTTTCTATATATGGATTAATCGGAGGGATGGCAGTTATGGCTGTCAGCCTTGTGTTATTCATGTAA